From uncultured Desulfobacter sp.:
CGCCGTTGAAAGGATGAAAAACGAAGGGATTGATGTCCCGGCCAATGTCACGGACATGCTGGCCAAGGGCAAAAAATATTTTTACAAACTTGAAAACGGTATCCGCTACTACTTCGATTTTTCGTCAGGCCAATACAAGGCCGTTCCGGTTTCTAAAAACATGGTTTCCATTGCTGCTGCTAAAGGCAACAATAAAACGGTATTTGAAAATGCGTCTGCATCGCTGGTGGACATTGGAGATGACGTTTTCTGTATTGAATTCCACACCAAAATGAATGCCATTAACGGCGAAATCGTTGATTCCATCGGCAAAGCCCTTGACTATGTCGAAGAAAACGGTGCCGGCCTTGTTATCGGCAACGAAGCCGGCGGCATGCCGGGCGCATTTTCCGCCGGTGCAGATCTTGCTTTTGTCTCCAAACTGTGCCACGAAAAAAAATACGCTGAAATTGATGCATTCCTGGTAAAGGGCCAGAGCGGCATTCAAAGAGTCAAATACGCACCCGTCCCAGTTGTTGCCGCACCTTACGGCATGGTCTTAGGTGCTGGCTGCGAAACCTGCCTGAGCGCTGACCGCATCGTTGCCCATACCGAACTGTTCATGGGTCTGGTTGAAATTGGCGTGGGCCTGCTGCCCGCCGGCGGCGGCTGCATGAACCTGTGGAAAAAATATGTAGATGCTCTGCCGGGTAAAACCGTAAAAGAGGTGGATCTGTCCAAATTTTTTGTCCAGGCATTCATGAAAATCGCCATGGCCGCCGTATCCATGTCAGCCGCCCAGGCCCGGGATAACGGATTTCTCGGCCTTGCCGACCGGATTGTCATGAACCGTGATAATCTTGTGGGAGAAGCCAAGAAAGAAGTGCTTAAAATGGTGGAGGACGGATATATTCCCCCGCTGAAAAAGAAGATTAAAGTGATTGGAACTGCGGGGCAAGGCATGGTTAATGCCGAGGTATTCAACCTGCTCAACGGCAAATTCATGAGCGAATATGATGCCTTTTTGGCCAAACGCATTGCCTATGTCGTAAGCGGCGGAGATGCCAACGAGGGCAGTGAGATTGCCGAAGAAGCCATCCTCAAGCTCGAGCGTGAGGCATTTGTGGACTTCTGCAAGGAAGAAAAAACCATTGCCAGAATTGATCATATGCTAAGAACCGGGAAGCCGCTTAGAAACTAGGAGGACAAAATAATGAGAGACGCATATATTATACAATCCGTAAGGACCCCGGGCTGCAAGCAAAATAAAGGGTTATTCAGCCAGACCCGGCCCGAAGAACTGATTTCTTTTATTATGAAGAAAGCGGTTGAACGAACCGCCAACCTGAAACCCGAAGACATTGACGATGTCATGTTGGGCTGCGCTTTCCCCGAAGCGGAACAGGGCCTTAACCTGGGCCGGATCGCCGCTAAAATGGCAGGTTTTCCGGACGAGGTTTCCGGCGCCACAGTTAACCGGTTCTGCGCGTCCGGTCTTGAAGCCATTGCCCTGGCTTCTGTGCGGGTGTCTGCGGGCTGGTCGGAAATCTGCGTGGGTGCAGGCTGCGAGTCCATGACTTTTGTACCCTTGGGCGGCAACGCCCCCCGGCCCCATCCCGAATATTCAAAAACCAATCCTGAAATGTACGTATCCATGGGGATTACCGCTGAAAACGTGGCCGAACGGTACAACGTCTCCCGGGAATACCAGGACCTGTTTGCCTGCCAGTCCCAGGCAAAGGCCCTGGCAGCCAGAGACGGCGGAAAATTCACTGAAATTATCCCTACCCCGGCCTACAAATATATTGTGCAGCCTGACGGGACTTATAAAAAAGAGTCCTTTATTGTTGAACATGATGACGGTATCCGGGCCTCCACACCGGAGGGACTGGCAAAGCTTGGAGCGGTGTTCAAAGTGAACGGTTCCGTTACTGCCGGCAACGCTTCCCAGACCACGGACGGGGCAGCGGCCAGTATCGTCGCGTCCAGGGAAAAGTGTGAGGAACTTGGCCTGACCCCCATTGCCAGACTGGTTGGGTATACCACTGTGGGCTGCAAGGCAGATGAAATGGGCGTAGGCCCCAAATATGCCATCCCCAAAGTGCTTAAACAAGTGGGAATGACCATTGACGACATCGAAATTTATGAAATCAATGAAGCCTTTGCCTCCCAGGCCATCCACTGCATCCGGGAACTCGGCCTTGAAAAATACATGGATAAAATCAACATTCACGGCGGCGCCATTGCCCTGGGCCATCCTTTAGGATGCACCGGTGCCAAACTGACAGCCACATGCATTGCCAACCTTAAAGAAGTCGGCGGCAAATATGGGGTCGTGTCCATGTGTGTCGGCGGCGGCATGGGTGCCGCAGCAGTATTTGAAAAACTTTGAGGGCTTAGAAATAACTCAACCTGGGAGCGCGGGCGTCCTGCCTTCATCTTTACTGCGGGCGGGACGCCTGCGCTCCCAGATAGCAAAAGGGGTGTCGCAGGCGCTTCACCCTATTATTTCTTGTAACTTGTCTTTATTTTCATGCAAAATCATCCCCCCGCAACCAACGGAAAAAGCCCAACCTGATCATTTCCCTCAAGTTTTCGTTCAGGCATAACTCGTTTACCATTGACAAAAATCAGGCTGACAGACCCATCAGGGATGCCCAGGTTGCGAATCAGGCCCCCCGCAGTCGTGCCCTTTTCCACCTTAAGGGAACCCGAGCCCTTTGGATAGTATCTATAAAGGGTGGTGAACAGGTCTATATTAATTTCAATCATTATCCTTTTTCTCCTGTTCCGGGCGTTGCGATTCCGGCTCTTTGGCAGGAAAAAACCGTTCAGCCCCCTCAATGGACCGGATATGAATATCCCGTTGGGGAAAGCTGATCTCTATGTTGTTTTCCCGGAACTTTTTATCGATCTTAAATCTGACATCCGTATCCACCGCCAGCATATGGTCCACATCGGTCCAGAGCCGCAGCACAAAAATGAGAGCACTGTCGCCAAAATCCATAAAAACCACATCCGGTACCGGGTAGCGAAGGACATTAGGCACATCCCCGGCAATCTGAAGTAAAATTGTTCTCACCAATTCTACATCAGATCCGTATGCCACACCTACGCTTATTTTGCGGCGAATCCGTTTATCCTTGAAACTCCAGTTGATCACCTGATTGCTGATGAGATCGGCATTGGGAATAATCAGGGAGGCATTGTCATAGGTCTGCACCACTGTGGACCGGACATTTATTTTTCTTACCCTGGCCCAGATGCCGTTGACCTCCACATCATCCCCCACCTGGATGGGCCGCTCAAACAGCAGGATAATGCCGGATATAAAATTGTTCACGATGTTCTGCAGGCCAAATCCAATACCAATGCCCAAGGCACCAAAGGCAACGGCCAGGGAGGCTGTGTTCAGCCCAAAGACATGCAGGGCGAAGAGAAAACCTATGACCCAAATAACATAAGCAGAGATGGTTGTAATGGACTCCTGCAGGCCCTGGTCCATGCCTGAACGGCTTAAGAATTTTTTCTGAAACAGCCATTTCCATATCCGCACCAGGGCATAGGTGAAAATAAGTACAAATATTGCACACCCTCCTCCCCAAAAGCTGAACTGCATGCTGCCGATGCTCAAAGGGATAGCCAGAACCCGGTACAGATGACCCAATACAGTCTTGGGGGCCCCCCAGATCAGCAGCAGAAGAATCGAAAGGGTAACCATCCAACAAAATTGACCTGCCCGGATGACCAGCCACTGGACAGGATAATCGTCATAAATAAATTTT
This genomic window contains:
- a CDS encoding thiolase family protein is translated as MRDAYIIQSVRTPGCKQNKGLFSQTRPEELISFIMKKAVERTANLKPEDIDDVMLGCAFPEAEQGLNLGRIAAKMAGFPDEVSGATVNRFCASGLEAIALASVRVSAGWSEICVGAGCESMTFVPLGGNAPRPHPEYSKTNPEMYVSMGITAENVAERYNVSREYQDLFACQSQAKALAARDGGKFTEIIPTPAYKYIVQPDGTYKKESFIVEHDDGIRASTPEGLAKLGAVFKVNGSVTAGNASQTTDGAAASIVASREKCEELGLTPIARLVGYTTVGCKADEMGVGPKYAIPKVLKQVGMTIDDIEIYEINEAFASQAIHCIRELGLEKYMDKINIHGGAIALGHPLGCTGAKLTATCIANLKEVGGKYGVVSMCVGGGMGAAAVFEKL
- a CDS encoding MoaD/ThiS family protein, with amino-acid sequence MIEINIDLFTTLYRYYPKGSGSLKVEKGTTAGGLIRNLGIPDGSVSLIFVNGKRVMPERKLEGNDQVGLFPLVAGG